The following are from one region of the Salicibibacter kimchii genome:
- a CDS encoding phosphoribosylanthranilate isomerase has product MTDIKFCGLQSKQDVENAAAAGATALGFVFADSKRQVAVENVTEWLASTSLQEQKTVAVFVDPDHTEVQTIVERAPIDILQFHGDESPQFLKEVKQSTGKQVIKALRHQKKTLDLFCAFAPVVDGLIVDAGTEDQKGGTGKRFDWEAVPVYIHFARQLNRALWIAGGISPENVADLLSFHPDGIDVSSGIENERQKDRGKMEILVKQVRENGYVVS; this is encoded by the coding sequence ATGACTGATATAAAATTTTGCGGCCTGCAATCAAAACAAGACGTAGAAAACGCGGCAGCTGCAGGGGCGACTGCCCTCGGTTTCGTGTTTGCAGACAGCAAGCGCCAAGTGGCGGTGGAAAATGTTACCGAGTGGCTTGCCTCGACTTCTTTGCAGGAACAAAAAACAGTCGCTGTTTTCGTGGATCCAGATCATACGGAAGTACAAACGATAGTGGAAAGGGCTCCCATTGATATATTGCAATTTCATGGAGATGAATCCCCGCAGTTTTTAAAAGAAGTCAAACAAAGCACTGGAAAACAAGTGATTAAGGCCCTTCGTCATCAAAAAAAGACGCTGGATTTGTTTTGTGCCTTCGCCCCTGTTGTAGATGGGTTGATCGTGGACGCCGGAACGGAGGATCAAAAAGGGGGGACTGGCAAACGATTTGACTGGGAAGCCGTTCCCGTATATATACATTTTGCAAGACAGTTAAACCGGGCCCTCTGGATCGCTGGTGGTATCTCGCCCGAAAATGTGGCAGATCTGTTATCCTTTCACCCCGACGGCATTGATGTATCCAGCGGCATCGAAAATGAACGCCAAAAAGATCGAGGTAAAATGGAAATACTCGTAAAGCAGGTGAGAGAAAATGGCTATGTCGTATCCTGA
- the trpC gene encoding indole-3-glycerol phosphate synthase TrpC: MLNEIVARKKEDLNFFQLPRREEVKHHSIKQSLAFASNRDGIGLIAEIKRASPSKGMLAENLDVVERAKAYEAGGADAISVLTDGPYFQGSIMDLIAVKQAVNVPVLRKDFIVDERQIEESARIGADAILLIASILEPGHLKDMAEMASAVGLETLVEVHTEEELNRLLDVYTPSLIGINNRNLQTFTTDTTQTRALSASVPVDSFIVSESGIHSPEDAAAVTKAGAKAMLIGERLVSDGDPKTTIPDLKKGAHLG; this comes from the coding sequence ATGCTTAATGAAATTGTAGCCCGAAAAAAAGAAGACTTGAACTTTTTCCAGCTTCCTCGGCGAGAAGAAGTAAAGCATCACTCGATTAAACAATCCCTCGCTTTTGCTTCCAATCGTGATGGGATCGGTTTGATTGCGGAAATTAAACGCGCGTCCCCTTCAAAAGGAATGTTGGCCGAAAACCTTGATGTCGTTGAAAGAGCAAAAGCGTATGAAGCGGGTGGAGCCGATGCCATTTCCGTGCTCACGGACGGTCCTTATTTTCAAGGCTCCATCATGGATCTCATCGCTGTAAAACAGGCGGTTAACGTGCCGGTGTTGCGCAAAGACTTTATCGTTGATGAACGGCAAATTGAAGAAAGCGCTCGTATCGGTGCCGACGCGATTTTGTTGATCGCCTCCATCCTTGAACCCGGCCATTTAAAAGACATGGCCGAGATGGCCTCTGCTGTTGGTTTAGAAACGCTCGTGGAAGTGCATACGGAAGAGGAACTTAATCGTCTGCTTGACGTGTATACCCCTTCCCTTATCGGGATTAACAATCGCAACCTGCAGACATTTACAACGGACACAACGCAGACGCGTGCGCTATCCGCCTCTGTCCCGGTGGATAGTTTTATCGTAAGTGAGAGCGGCATTCACAGCCCGGAGGATGCCGCTGCCGTAACGAAAGCAGGCGCGAAAGCGATGTTAATTGGAGAAAGGCTTGTATCTGATGGCGATCCGAAAACAACCATTCCGGATTTAAAGAAAGGGGCGCATCTCGGATGA
- the hisC gene encoding histidinol-phosphate transaminase, which translates to MKLKMKPVIDELKPYEPGKPIEVVKEELGLNSVIKLASNENPHGPSRAVQKQLQQAGTPNVYPDGHARELRQAVADYLQVNEGQLLFGAGSDEVILLLCRAMLSEQTNTVMATPTFSQYKQNAAVEGAKIMEVPLNDGVHDLDAMMDSIDKETRIVWICNPNNPSGTYVNAADFSAFMERVPSDVLVVLDEAYGEYVEASDYPNSLEMLNTYENVLILRTFSKMYGLAGLRIGYAVGAEPLISKIEPLRPPFNTTTLAQKAAVAALDDQTFVQDCREKNKREKHKLNTFFQEKGCFPYPSETNFLLVDVGVNGDRVFDALLHRGIIVRSGEALGFPNCIRVSIGTEKENEQFMGNFSEWLTTLEQ; encoded by the coding sequence ATGAAACTAAAAATGAAACCTGTCATCGACGAGTTAAAACCGTACGAACCGGGGAAACCGATCGAAGTCGTGAAAGAGGAGCTGGGCCTTAATTCGGTGATAAAGCTAGCCTCCAATGAAAATCCCCACGGCCCTTCTCGAGCTGTGCAAAAACAGCTACAGCAGGCGGGAACGCCAAATGTGTATCCGGATGGACACGCGCGAGAGTTACGGCAAGCCGTTGCTGATTACCTGCAAGTAAACGAGGGGCAATTGTTATTTGGCGCCGGTTCTGATGAAGTAATCTTACTGCTCTGCCGGGCAATGTTATCGGAACAAACGAACACCGTTATGGCAACGCCTACATTTTCCCAGTATAAACAAAATGCCGCGGTTGAAGGGGCGAAAATTATGGAAGTCCCATTGAACGATGGGGTTCATGATTTGGACGCAATGATGGACAGCATCGATAAAGAGACCCGGATTGTTTGGATATGCAATCCGAATAACCCTTCTGGAACATATGTGAACGCTGCCGATTTTTCCGCCTTTATGGAACGAGTGCCAAGCGATGTGCTCGTCGTCCTTGATGAAGCATATGGCGAGTATGTGGAAGCAAGCGATTACCCGAATTCACTCGAGATGCTGAATACGTATGAGAACGTGTTGATTTTACGAACGTTTTCGAAAATGTACGGGCTAGCCGGATTACGAATCGGCTATGCCGTCGGTGCCGAACCTTTAATTTCAAAAATAGAACCGTTAAGGCCGCCTTTTAATACAACGACCTTGGCTCAGAAAGCAGCGGTCGCCGCTCTTGATGATCAGACGTTTGTCCAAGACTGCCGGGAAAAAAATAAACGTGAAAAACATAAACTGAACACATTTTTTCAAGAAAAAGGATGTTTTCCCTATCCAAGTGAAACGAACTTTCTTCTCGTGGACGTCGGAGTGAACGGAGATCGTGTTTTTGACGCCCTCCTGCATCGGGGGATCATCGTGCGTTCCGGGGAAGCGCTCGGTTTTCCGAATTGCATTCGCGTCTCCATAGGAACAGAAAAAGAAAATGAACAGTTTATGGGAAACTTCTCGGAATGGTTGACCACGCTAGAGCAATAA
- a CDS encoding prephenate dehydrogenase codes for MENDTPSRPQEYPKAVVIGLGLIGGSVALAIRARHQVHITGVDVHEASLRMAKALEIIDEGHTMIEESVQEADIIIIATPVSKTMEIMDEIARLPMKAGVIITDVGSTKGTVMEKSERLFGNKGATFIGGHPMAGSHKSGVQGSRGDLFENAFYCLTPGETADASEVERLKRWLSGTNAHFIELGSNLHDLLAGSVSHLPHIVASSLVHQLADLQQEHPVLGDLAAGGFKDITRIASANPVMWRDILVHNKHVLLPMMERWQSDMQTIQSLIEEGDDAHLQRFFSDAKQHRDGLPSKKKGAIPAFYDLFVDVADHPGAISEVTGILADKDISITNIRIMEAREDIMGVLRLSFRKEADRQKGMDCLEAEQFSVYISE; via the coding sequence ATGGAAAATGACACACCTTCGCGTCCGCAGGAGTACCCAAAGGCTGTGGTTATCGGATTGGGCCTGATCGGCGGGTCGGTTGCCCTCGCCATTCGCGCTCGTCATCAGGTACATATCACCGGGGTTGATGTGCATGAAGCCTCTTTGCGCATGGCCAAAGCATTGGAAATCATCGACGAAGGGCATACAATGATAGAAGAGAGCGTTCAAGAGGCAGATATCATCATTATCGCCACTCCGGTCTCAAAAACAATGGAAATAATGGATGAAATTGCCCGCCTTCCCATGAAAGCCGGAGTAATCATTACCGATGTGGGAAGCACCAAAGGAACGGTTATGGAAAAAAGTGAGCGCCTGTTCGGAAATAAGGGAGCGACTTTTATTGGGGGCCACCCAATGGCAGGATCTCATAAAAGCGGAGTGCAAGGGTCCAGGGGCGATTTATTCGAAAATGCATTTTATTGTTTAACGCCCGGGGAAACCGCGGATGCATCAGAGGTAGAACGTTTGAAGCGTTGGCTAAGCGGCACGAATGCACACTTTATTGAGCTGGGTTCCAATCTTCATGACCTGCTCGCGGGTAGCGTCAGCCACCTGCCGCATATCGTTGCTTCTTCCCTCGTCCATCAATTAGCCGATTTGCAACAGGAGCACCCTGTATTGGGAGATCTTGCCGCGGGCGGATTTAAAGATATTACCCGCATTGCATCGGCAAACCCGGTCATGTGGCGGGATATTTTAGTTCATAACAAGCATGTGCTTCTTCCGATGATGGAGCGTTGGCAATCGGATATGCAAACCATCCAAAGTCTCATCGAAGAAGGAGACGACGCTCATTTGCAACGATTTTTTTCAGATGCAAAACAACATCGTGACGGACTGCCTTCCAAAAAGAAAGGGGCGATCCCTGCTTTTTATGATTTATTCGTTGATGTTGCGGACCACCCGGGCGCGATTTCGGAAGTCACGGGAATACTCGCGGACAAAGACATCAGTATAACGAATATCCGCATCATGGAAGCTCGCGAAGATATCATGGGCGTGTTGCGGTTGAGTTTCAGGAAAGAGGCAGATCGGCAAAAAGGAATGGATTGCCTCGAAGCTGAACAATTCAGTGTTTATATCAGTGAATGA
- the trpB gene encoding tryptophan synthase subunit beta encodes MAMSYPDARGRYGEFGGKYVPETVMAALEELETGFQEALADTAFMENYRDVLQTYAGRSTPITHVSRLSKHVGGAEIYLKREDLLHTGAHKINNAIGQALLAVRMGKKKIVAETGAGQHGVATATAAAKYGLECKIFMGAKDMERQRLNVFRMELLGAEVVPATSGSQTLKDATNEAIRYWVANVDDTMYLIGSVVGPHPYPKIVREFQRIIGDEAKAQMEETPAAVVACVGGGSNAMGIFSAFLAEEQVQLYGAEAAGFGIDTNEHAASLSKGAPGVIHGALTYLLQDEAGQISEPYSISAGLDYPGIGPEHAYLSTSGRVNYEPISDEEAMDALVLLTKTEGILPALESAHALALAMKKAKHMPSTDKMLVCLSGRGDKDVETISNVLKRKEDSER; translated from the coding sequence ATGGCTATGTCGTATCCTGACGCGCGCGGCCGGTACGGGGAATTTGGCGGAAAATATGTGCCCGAGACGGTTATGGCTGCGCTCGAGGAATTGGAAACCGGCTTTCAAGAAGCATTGGCGGATACTGCGTTCATGGAAAACTATCGAGATGTTCTGCAAACGTATGCGGGGAGAAGCACGCCAATCACACATGTGAGTCGTCTCTCGAAGCATGTAGGCGGTGCGGAAATCTATTTAAAAAGAGAAGACTTGTTGCATACCGGAGCCCATAAAATCAATAATGCCATTGGGCAGGCGTTGCTGGCTGTGCGGATGGGAAAGAAAAAAATCGTCGCGGAAACGGGCGCCGGGCAGCACGGGGTCGCGACCGCGACCGCTGCTGCTAAATATGGATTGGAATGCAAGATTTTTATGGGCGCAAAAGATATGGAACGACAACGGCTCAACGTATTTCGCATGGAATTATTAGGTGCCGAAGTAGTGCCGGCAACAAGCGGAAGTCAGACATTAAAGGATGCAACTAATGAAGCTATTCGTTACTGGGTTGCTAACGTTGATGATACGATGTATTTAATCGGATCTGTCGTCGGCCCTCACCCCTACCCGAAAATTGTCCGTGAGTTTCAACGGATCATCGGAGATGAGGCGAAAGCGCAAATGGAAGAGACGCCTGCAGCCGTCGTTGCCTGTGTCGGCGGGGGAAGTAATGCAATGGGAATATTCAGCGCATTTCTTGCCGAGGAACAGGTGCAACTATACGGGGCGGAAGCCGCAGGGTTCGGCATTGACACAAACGAGCATGCCGCGAGCCTCAGCAAAGGGGCCCCAGGGGTGATTCACGGCGCGCTCACGTATTTGCTACAAGACGAAGCCGGTCAAATCAGTGAGCCTTACTCGATCTCGGCCGGTCTTGATTATCCGGGAATCGGACCTGAACATGCCTATTTATCCACGTCGGGGCGTGTCAACTATGAACCGATTAGTGACGAGGAAGCGATGGATGCCCTCGTGTTGCTTACAAAAACGGAAGGAATATTGCCTGCCCTTGAAAGTGCGCACGCGCTTGCCCTTGCGATGAAAAAGGCAAAGCACATGCCATCGACGGATAAAATGCTCGTTTGCTTGTCCGGCCGGGGAGATAAAGACGTGGAGACGATAAGCAATGTGCTAAAAAGAAAGGAAGACAGCGAGCGATGA
- the trpA gene encoding tryptophan synthase subunit alpha, which translates to MNSVEQAARAANKQLFIPYMMAGDPSFDASVEIAFTLQECGAHILELGVPYADPLADGPVIQEAGMRAFGEKMDLSKTFSLVRAIRDRGVTIPIVLFCYVNPLLKYGAHAGVEAAAAAGADGWLIPDLPYEENDDIRTSCHQHELELVSLVAPTSKERIQKIAMQAEGFLYCVSSLGVTGARKTFDARLDTFLQEAKRYSNVPLAIGFGVSSNEQVRAIHEQGYGVIVGSAIVREIGQHKDDLRQAELRPRALKNIQTFVEALVSS; encoded by the coding sequence ATGAATAGCGTTGAACAGGCTGCACGGGCAGCAAACAAACAATTGTTTATTCCTTATATGATGGCCGGCGACCCCTCTTTTGACGCTTCCGTGGAAATCGCGTTCACCTTGCAGGAATGCGGAGCTCATATTTTGGAATTAGGGGTTCCATACGCGGATCCGCTCGCGGACGGTCCGGTGATTCAAGAAGCCGGCATGCGAGCTTTTGGAGAAAAGATGGATCTATCGAAAACATTTTCACTCGTACGTGCCATTCGCGATCGGGGGGTAACGATCCCGATTGTTCTTTTTTGTTATGTCAATCCCTTATTGAAGTATGGGGCTCATGCCGGTGTGGAGGCCGCGGCGGCCGCAGGAGCAGACGGCTGGCTTATTCCGGATCTCCCATATGAAGAAAACGACGACATTCGTACCAGTTGCCATCAACATGAATTGGAGCTGGTCTCCCTTGTTGCCCCGACCTCAAAAGAAAGGATCCAAAAAATAGCGATGCAGGCAGAAGGTTTTTTATACTGCGTATCGAGTTTGGGGGTCACCGGCGCCAGGAAAACATTTGATGCACGATTGGATACATTTTTACAGGAGGCAAAACGATACAGCAATGTGCCGCTCGCGATTGGCTTCGGCGTTTCCAGTAATGAACAAGTGAGGGCAATTCACGAACAAGGGTACGGAGTGATCGTCGGGAGCGCGATTGTACGGGAAATCGGCCAACATAAAGATGACTTGCGACAAGCGGAATTACGCCCTCGAGCATTGAAAAATATCCAAACATTTGTAGAAGCGCTCGTTTCGTCGTAA